The following coding sequences lie in one Populus nigra chromosome 15, ddPopNigr1.1, whole genome shotgun sequence genomic window:
- the LOC133674868 gene encoding uncharacterized protein LOC133674868 — MALIKQTVVVLVTLSVVSTWIPVSESAKTDKPLIVARKDDIPYIKCQVCEKVASQLYRQAQKKQDQISPQKISEYQVIEIAENVCNLKKEEADWIMKLDIMEQGDKLELIEQDTEGQCNSECKTIEQTCQQVMDYVDTDVAEYIYTTRPQIDLLVKHLCKDLTNSCTKKPPPVPKNRMPGEPFVPKPSKEVEMEKIMRSMEGMPGAPGMKMYSREDLMGMNNFGNEDAEDEDDEDEQFPSNMGKVLREKQDRKGDWKQKIFEGIKSTVEASKRHTNIVSKQIQKWWKGIRAAPAKKNSKTGKSEL; from the exons ATGGCATTGATCAAGCAGACAGTGGTTGTCTTGGTGACACTGTCGGTGGTATCAACATGGATACCAGTCTCAGAGAGTGCTAAAACAGACAAACCTCTTATTGTTGCGAGAAAAGATGATATACCGTACATCAAATGCCAAGTTTGTGAAAAGGTTGCCTCACAGTTGTACCGGCAAGCTCAAAAGAAGCAGGATCAGATCTCTCCCCAGAAG ATCAGCGAGTATCAAGTGATTGAGATTGCGGAGAACGTATGCAATTTGAAGAAGGAAGAAGCTGACTGGATAATGAAATTGGATATAATGGAGCAAGGTGATAAGCTAGAg CTGATAGAACAAGATACTGAAGGTCAATGCAATTCAGAATGCAAGACAATCGAGCAAACTTGCCAACAG GTCATGGACTACGTCGACACTGATGTtgctgaatatatatatactacCAGGCCTCAGATTGATTTATTGGTGAAACATCTCTGCAAAGATCTGACTAATTCTTGTACTAAGAAACCACCTCCAGTCCCCAAG aaCAGGATGCCTGGGGAACCTTTTGTGCCTAAACCATCTAAAGAGGTTGAAATGGAAAAGATTATGAGATCTATGGAG GGTATGCCTGGAGCTCCTGGCATGAAAATGTATTCAAGGGAAGATTTAATGGGAATGAACAATTTTGGTAATGAAGATGCTGAGGATGAAGACGATGAGGATGAACAGTTCCCCTCAAATATG GGAAAAGTTTTAAGAGAGAAGCAGGACAGGAAGGGTGACTGGAAACAGAAGATCTTCGAAGGGATAAAAAGCACAGTTGAGGCATCGAAGAGGCATACAAATATAGTGTCCAAGCAGATACAGAAATGGTGGAAAGGAATACGTGCAGCGCCTGCAAAGAAGAATTCAAAGACTGGCAAATCAGAGCTTTAG
- the LOC133673822 gene encoding pentatricopeptide repeat-containing protein At2g03880, mitochondrial-like produces MHLTAPKNILCNKAIYDSLVFKFMECDFITLKMRSPSLNYRFCPRHTSSMKLPNKPRSSSTSLLLSFGSNFSVSAAAISTIEPSPTRDFNPTNPQYSPAHLPEANTKISRKFWSPNLPNLNGKSESNVTSSPVRFDAKERLKRYSVMLRECASKGDVKEGKAIHGNLITSGVELDSHLWVSLINFYAKCRSRFFARKVLAEMPQRDVVSWTALISGFVNEGCGSEGVSLYCDMRKENVRANEFALATALKACSMCLNLEFGKQVHVEAIKAGLLLDLFVGCALVDLYARCGEMELAERLFFGMLEKNVVSWNALLNGYAQLGDGKKVLKLFCKMKECETKFSKFTLSTVLKGCANTGSLREGKVLHALALRSGCEIDEFLGCSLVDMYSKCGTVYDALKVFTKIRNPDVVAWSAMITGLDQQGHGQEAAELFHLMRRKGVRPNQFTLSSLVSTATNMGDLRYGQSIHGCICKYGFESDNLVSNPLIMMYMKSRCVEDGNKVFEAMTNQDLVSWNALLSGFYDSQTCGRGPRIFYQMLLEGFKPNMFTFISVLRSCSSLLDPEFGKQVHAHIIKNSSDGDDFVGTALVDMYAKARCLEDAGVAFDRLVNRDIFSWTVIISGYAQTDQAEKAVKYFRQMQREGIKPNEYTLASCLSGCSHMATLENGRQLHAVAVKAGHFGDIFVGSALVDLYGKCGCMEHAEAIFKGLISRDIVSWNTIISGYSQHGQGEKALEAFRMMLSEGIMPDEATFIGVLSACSFMGLVEEGKKRFDSMSKIYGINPSIEHYACMVDILGRAGKFNEVKIFIEEMNLTPYSLIWETVLGACKLHGNVDFGEKAAKKLFEMEPMMDSSYILLSNIFASKGRWDDVRNIRALMTLRGIKKEPGCSWVEVDGQVHVFLSQDGSHPKIREIYAKLDKLGQSLMSIGYVPKTEVVLHNVSNKEKMEHLYYHSERLALSFALLSTNAVKPIRIFKNLRICEDCHDFMKLISDITNQEIVVRDIRRFHHFKRGTCSCQDRW; encoded by the coding sequence ATGCATCTGACAGCGCCCAAAAACATACTTTGCAACAAGGCCATCTACGACTCTCTAGTGTTCAAATTCATGGAATGCGACTTCATTACCCTGAAAATGCGCTCCCCATCACTAAATTATCGATTCTGCCCTAGACATACTTCTTCTATGAAGTTACCCAACAAGCCCCGTTCAAGTTCAACTTCATTGTTGCTTTCTTTTGGGTCAAATTTTTCCGTTTCTGCTGCCGCTATCAGTACTATTGAACCCAGCCCCACAAGAGATTTCAATCCCACCAATCCTCAATACTCGCCGGCTCACCTCCCTGAGGCTAATACAAAGATATCCAGAAAGTTTTGGAGTCCGAATTTGCCTAATCTAAATGGTAAAAGTGAAAGTAACGTAACCAGCAGCCCTGTGAGGTTTGATGCAAAGGAGAGGCTAAAACGATATTCTGTTATGCTGCGTGAGTGTGCTTCAAAAGGGGATGTAAAAGAGGGGAAGGCTATTCATGGGAACTTGATTACAAGTGGAGTGGAGCTAGATTCACATTTGTGGGTTTCTTTGATTAATTTCTATGCAAAATGTAGGAGCCGATTCTTTGCACGCAAGGTGCTTGCTGAAATGCCCCAGCGAGACGTTGTATCATGGACTGCGCTGATTTCTGGATTTGTGAATGAAGGCTGTGGAAGTGAGGGCGTTAGTCTATATTGCGACATGAGAAAGGAGAATGTAAGGGCCAACGAGTTTGCATTGGCTACTGCATTGAAAGCTTGCTCTATGTGCTTGAATTTAGAGTTTGGAAAGCAGGTCCACGTGGAAGCAATTAAAGCTGGATTGCTATTGGATTTGTTTGTCGGGTGTGCGCTTGTTGACCTTTATGCTAGATGTGGAGAGATGGAACTTGCTGAGAGGTTGTTCTTTGGCATGCTTGAGAAGAATGTCGTGTCGTGGAATGCTCTGCTCAATGGTTATGCTCAACTGGGCGATGGGAAGAAGGTTTTGAAGTTGTTTTGTAAAATGAAAGAGTGTGAAACAAAATTTAGTAAATTTACTTTGTCTACTGTCTTAAAAGGCTGTGCTAACACAGGGAGTTTAAGAGAAGGCAAAGTACTGCATGCTCTGGCACTCAGAAGTGGGTGTGAGATTGATGAATTTCTGGGTTGCAGTCTTGTTGATATGTATTCAAAGTGTGGGACGGTTTATGATGCATTAAAAGTGTTTACAAAGATAAGAAATCCTGATGTAGTGGCCTGGAGTGCGATGATCACTGGCCTTGATCAGCAAGGCCATGGCCAAGAAGCGGCTGAGTTATTTCATCTGATGAGACGTAAAGGAGTTAGACCTAACCAGTTTACCCTTTCTAGTCTTGTTAGCACGGCTACTAATATGGGTGACCTGCGTTATGGTCAAAGCATTCATGGTTGTATATGCAAATACGGGTTTGAATCTGATAATTTAGTCAGCAATCCATTGATCATGATGTACATGAAAAGCAGGTGTGTGGAAGATGGTAACAAGGTGTTTGAGGCAATGACGAATCAAGATTTAGTTTCTTGGAATGCCCTTTTATCTGGATTCTATGACTCACAGACTTGCGGTAGAGGACCAAGAATCTTCTACCAGATGCTCTTGGAAGGTTTCAAGCCTAATATGTTCACATTTATTAGTGTTTTAAGGTCTTGTTCTAGTCTGTTGGATCCAGAGTTTGGAAAGCAAGTACATGCTCATATCATAAAAAACAGCAGTGATGGTGATGACTTTGTTGGGACAGCTCTTGTTGACATGTATGCAAAGGCCAGATGCTTGGAAGATGCAGGTGTAGCTTTTGATAGATTGGTTAATCGGGACATTTTCTCTTGGACAGTCATTATTTCTGGTTATGCACAAACTGATCAAGCAGAAAAGGCTGTTAAGTATTTTCGTCAAATGCAAAGAGAGGGTATAAAGCCAAATGAATACACTCTTGCCAGCTGTTTAAGTGGATGTTCCCATATGGCAACCTTGGAAAATGGGCGGCAACTCCACGCTGTGGCAGTTAAGGCTGGGCATTTTGGTGATATATTTGTTGGTAGTGCACTGGTCGATTTGTATGGGAAATGCGGTTGCATGGAACATGCCGAGGCAATTTTTAAAGGCTTGATTTCACGGGATATAGTCTCATGGAACACTATCATATCTGGGTACTCGCAACATGGTCAGGGGGAGAAGGCTCTTGAAGCCTTTAGGATGATGTTATCTGAAGGAATTATGCCTGATGAGGCCACTTTCATTGGTGTTCTTTCTGCATGCAGTTTCATGGGTTTGGTTGAAGAGGGGAAAAAGCGTTTTGACTCGATGAGTAAGATATATGGGATTAACCCTTCAATTGAGCATTATGCTTGCATGGTTGATATTCTTGGCCGAGCTGGAAAATTCAATGAGGTCAAGATCTTTATTGAGGAAATGAACCTAACCCCCTATTCCCTGATCTGGGAGACTGTTCTTGGGGCTTGCAAATTGCATGGAAATGTTGACTTTGGTGAAAAAGCTGCTAAGAAACTATTTGAAATGGAACCCATGATGGACTCCAGTTATATATTGCTATCAAACATTTTTGCAAGCAAAGGCAGGTGGGATGATGTAAGAAACATCAGAGCATTGATGACCCTGCGAGGCATTAAAAAAGAACCTGGGTGTAGCTGGGTAGAAGTTGATGGTCAAGTTCACGTCTTCTTGTCTCAAGATGGTTCACACCCCAAAATCAGAGAAATTTATGCCAAATTGGACAAGTTGGGGCAAAGTCTGATGTCAATAGGTTATGTGCCAAAAACAGAAGTTGTTCTTCATAATGtctctaacaaagaaaaaatggaGCATCTCTACTATCACAGTGAAAGATTGGCTCTTTCCTTTGCTCTTCTAAGCACCAATGCAGTGAAACCAATTCGGATTTTCAAAAATCTAAGAATCTGTGAGGATTGCCATGATTTTATGAAGCTTATCTCTGACATCACAAATCAGGAAATAGTTGTCCGTGACATTAGACGGTTCCACCATTTTAAGAGAGGCACCTGCTCTTGTCAGGATCGTTGGTAA
- the LOC133673716 gene encoding probable protein arginine N-methyltransferase 1 isoform X2: protein MTYLCKTPTSPLSTAAMMIKPAPIITSILTLTLEMLKDVVRTKTYQNVIYQNKFLFKDKVVLDVGAGTGILSLFCAKAGAAHVYAVECSHMANMAKEIVESNGYSNVITVLKGKIEEIELPVAKVDIIISEWMGYFLLFENMLNSVLYTRDKWLVNDGIVLPDKTSLYLTAIEDAEYKEDKIEFWNNVYGFDMTCIKKQAMGEPLVDTVDQNQIVTNCQKLKTMDISKMVSGDTSFTAPFKLVAERDDFIHALVAYFDVSFTKCHKLTGFSTGPRSRATHWKQTVLYLEDVLTICQGEALSGSMTVAPNKKNPRDIDIMIKYSLNGRRCVASRTQHYKMR from the exons ATGACGTATCTATGCAAGACCCCGACGTCTCCTTTGTCGACGGCTGCGATGATGATAAAACCAGCGCCGATTATTACTTCGATTCTTACTCTCACTTTG GAAATGCTGAAGGATGTTGTGAGAACTAAAACATACCAAAATGTTATTTACcagaataaatttttattcaagGATAAAGTGGTACTTGATGTTGGTGCTGGGACTggaattttatccttattctgTGCCAAAGCTGGGGCTGCCCATGTTTATGCG GTCGAGTGCTCCCACATGGCTAACATGGCTAAAGAGATTGTTGAATCAAATGGATATTCCAATG TTATAACAGTTTTGAAGGGAAAGATTGAAGAGATTGAGCTACCAGTTGCTAAAGTAGACATAATTATTTCAGAGTGGATGGGATATTTTCTGTTGTTTGAGAACATGTTAAACTCAGTCCTGTACACGCGTGATAAATGGCTT GTCAATGATGGAATTGTGCTGCCAGACAAAACCTCTCTCTATTTGACAGCCATTGAGGATGCAGAATACAAAGAAGATAAGATTGAAT TTTGGAATAATGTCTATGGCTTTGATATGACCTGCATCAAGAAGCAGGCCATGGGGGAACCTCTTGTCGACACTGTTGATCAGAATCAAATTGTTACAAATTGCCAGAAACTCAAG ACAATGGACATCTCTAAGATGGTATCTGGGGATACATCCTTCACAGCTCCTTTTAAGCTTGTAGCAGAACGTGATGATTTCATCCATGCATTAGTAGCCTACTTTGATGTATCATTTACGAAATGTCACAAGTTGACGGGCTTCTCTACAG GGCCCAGATCTCGAGCCACGCACTGGAAGCAAACAGTCTTGTACCTAGAAGATGTGCTAACCATTTGTCAAGGGGAGGCACTAAGTGGAAGTATGACTGTGGCACCGAACAAAAAGAATCCTCGTGACATTGACATAATGATCAAATATTCATTGAATGGTCGACGTTGTGTGGCCTCGAGAACTCAACATTATAAAATGCGATGA
- the LOC133673716 gene encoding protein arginine N-methyltransferase 1.1-like isoform X1 → MSFNNTRHHATKIRFNDEEEEEESSNLDDSIVATEKSIAIDDVSMQDPDVSFVDGCDDDKTSADYYFDSYSHFGIHEEMLKDVVRTKTYQNVIYQNKFLFKDKVVLDVGAGTGILSLFCAKAGAAHVYAVECSHMANMAKEIVESNGYSNVITVLKGKIEEIELPVAKVDIIISEWMGYFLLFENMLNSVLYTRDKWLVNDGIVLPDKTSLYLTAIEDAEYKEDKIEFWNNVYGFDMTCIKKQAMGEPLVDTVDQNQIVTNCQKLKTMDISKMVSGDTSFTAPFKLVAERDDFIHALVAYFDVSFTKCHKLTGFSTGPRSRATHWKQTVLYLEDVLTICQGEALSGSMTVAPNKKNPRDIDIMIKYSLNGRRCVASRTQHYKMR, encoded by the exons ATGAGCTTCAACAACACTCGTCACCATGCTACCAAAATCCGCTTcaatgacgaagaagaagaagaggagagctCCAATCTCGATGACTCTATTGTAGCCACTGAAAAATCCATTGCTATTGATGACGTATCTATGCAAGACCCCGACGTCTCCTTTGTCGACGGCTGCGATGATGATAAAACCAGCGCCGATTATTACTTCGATTCTTACTCTCACTTTG GTATTCATGAA GAAATGCTGAAGGATGTTGTGAGAACTAAAACATACCAAAATGTTATTTACcagaataaatttttattcaagGATAAAGTGGTACTTGATGTTGGTGCTGGGACTggaattttatccttattctgTGCCAAAGCTGGGGCTGCCCATGTTTATGCG GTCGAGTGCTCCCACATGGCTAACATGGCTAAAGAGATTGTTGAATCAAATGGATATTCCAATG TTATAACAGTTTTGAAGGGAAAGATTGAAGAGATTGAGCTACCAGTTGCTAAAGTAGACATAATTATTTCAGAGTGGATGGGATATTTTCTGTTGTTTGAGAACATGTTAAACTCAGTCCTGTACACGCGTGATAAATGGCTT GTCAATGATGGAATTGTGCTGCCAGACAAAACCTCTCTCTATTTGACAGCCATTGAGGATGCAGAATACAAAGAAGATAAGATTGAAT TTTGGAATAATGTCTATGGCTTTGATATGACCTGCATCAAGAAGCAGGCCATGGGGGAACCTCTTGTCGACACTGTTGATCAGAATCAAATTGTTACAAATTGCCAGAAACTCAAG ACAATGGACATCTCTAAGATGGTATCTGGGGATACATCCTTCACAGCTCCTTTTAAGCTTGTAGCAGAACGTGATGATTTCATCCATGCATTAGTAGCCTACTTTGATGTATCATTTACGAAATGTCACAAGTTGACGGGCTTCTCTACAG GGCCCAGATCTCGAGCCACGCACTGGAAGCAAACAGTCTTGTACCTAGAAGATGTGCTAACCATTTGTCAAGGGGAGGCACTAAGTGGAAGTATGACTGTGGCACCGAACAAAAAGAATCCTCGTGACATTGACATAATGATCAAATATTCATTGAATGGTCGACGTTGTGTGGCCTCGAGAACTCAACATTATAAAATGCGATGA